Proteins encoded within one genomic window of Triticum aestivum cultivar Chinese Spring chromosome 2D, IWGSC CS RefSeq v2.1, whole genome shotgun sequence:
- the LOC123054922 gene encoding protein IRX15-LIKE: MKSIGSRDKLQAAAAATGPRRVLLLVFASCFAFATLLTFLYTSSGFASAASSGSRLASGSSSGAAAGSGAALPLPVFDALVHYASFSNATHRMTDTDIRAISAILRARGPCNLLVFGLGAESPLWLALNHGGRTVYLDENEFYVKYLEPRHPGLEAYDVSYTTKVRDFRDLLEAARGSRAAECRPVQNLLFSECRLAINDLPNELYDVPWDVVLIDGPSGWNPNSPGRMPSIFTTAVLARSGATAAKGPTDVLVHDFNFEVEQVLSKEFLCDENRVAGSGTPSLAHFVIRPGGPADAFCAAGQDSRATSEEKTRRK; encoded by the coding sequence ATGAAGTCCATCGGCAGCCGGGACAagctgcaggcggcggcggcggcgacggggccccGGCGGGTGCTGCTGCTGGTCTTCGCCTCCTGCTTCGCCTTCGCCACGCTGCTCACCTTCCTCTACACCTCCTCCGGCTTCGCCTCCGCCGCGTCCTCCGGCTCGCGCCTGGCCTCGGGCTCCTCGTCGGGCGCGGCGGCCGGGTCCGGCGCCGCGCTGCCGCTGCCGGTGTTCGACGCGCTGGTCCACTACGCCTCCTTCTCCAACGCCACGCACCGGATGACGGACACGGACATCCGGGCCATCTCCGCCATCCTGCGCGCGCGCGGGCCCTGCAACCTCCTCGTCTTCGGCCTGGGCGCCGAGTCGCCGCTCTGGCTCGCGCTCAACCACGGCGGCCGCACCGTGTACCTGGACGAGAACGAGTTCTACGTCAAGTACCTGGAGCCGCGCCACCCGGGGCTGGAGGCCTACGACGTCTCCTACACCACCAAGGTGCGGGACTTCCGGGACCTGCTGGAGGCGGCCCGGGGCTCGCGCGCCGCCGAGTGCCGGCCGGTGCAGAACCTGCTCTTCTCCGAGTGCCGGCTCGCCATCAACGACCTGCCCAACGAGCTCTACGACGTGCCCTGGGACGTGGTGCTCATCGACGGGCCGTCCGGGTGGAACCCCAACTCGCCCGGGCGGATGCCGTCCATCTTCACCACCGCCGTGCTCGCCCGCTCcggcgccaccgccgccaagggccCCACGGACGTGCTGGTGCACGACTTCAACTTCGAGGTGGAGCAGGTGCTGAGCAAGGAGTTCCTCTGCGACGAGAACCGCGTCGCCGGCAGCGGCACGCCGTCCCTCGCGCACTTCGTGATCCGCCCCGGCGGCCCCGCCGACGCCTTCTGCGCCGCCGGCCAGGACAGCCGGGCCACGTCCGAGGAGAAGACCCGCCGCAAGTAA